From the Burkholderia glumae LMG 2196 = ATCC 33617 genome, one window contains:
- the nuoL gene encoding NADH-quinone oxidoreductase subunit L codes for MSTTLNENLLLAIALAPLAGSIIAGLFGNTVGRKGAHRVTILGVTISFVLSMVVFLQVLDGASFNATVYEWMHVGPLKLEVGFLVDSLTAMMMVVVTFVSLMVHVYTIGYMQDEDGYQRFFSYISLFTFSMLMLVMSNNFLQLFFGWEAVGLVSYLLIGFYFTRESAIYANMKAFIVNRVGDFGFLLGIGLLLAYAGSMNYGEVFAKSTALAAMHFPGTNWGLLTVACICLFIGAMGKSAQFPLHVWLPDSMEGPTPISALIHAATMVTAGVFMVTRMSPLFELSDTALSFITVIGAITALFMGFLGVIQNDIKRVVAYSTLSQLGYMTVALGVSAYPVAVFHLMTHAFFKALLFLAAGSVIIGMHHDQDIRNMGGLRKYMPITWITSLVGSLALIGTPFFSGFYSKDSIIDAVKLSHLPGSGFAYFAVVASVFVTALYSFRMYFLVFHGEERFRKPKHPDSPMGKAAAQGHDAHGHHDDHVHEPHETSWVVWLPLVLLAIPSVVIGAIAIGPMLFGDFFQHGVAFDKVIFIGQNHPAVAEMADEFHGWAAMGLHSVTGLPVWLALAGVVVAWFLYLKRPDLSAAIRRAAGPIYTLLDNKYYMDKINEVVFARGSVAVGRGLWKEGDVVVIDGLVNGSARFVSWFAGVIRFLQSGYIYHYAFAMIIGMLGLLTLFVTLGGK; via the coding sequence ATGTCGACCACACTCAATGAAAATCTGCTGCTCGCGATCGCGCTCGCGCCGCTTGCCGGCTCGATCATCGCCGGCCTGTTCGGCAACACGGTCGGGCGCAAGGGCGCGCACCGCGTGACGATCCTCGGCGTGACGATCTCGTTCGTCCTGTCGATGGTGGTGTTCCTGCAGGTGCTGGACGGCGCGAGCTTCAACGCGACCGTCTACGAATGGATGCACGTCGGGCCGCTCAAGCTCGAAGTCGGCTTTCTCGTCGATTCGCTGACGGCGATGATGATGGTCGTCGTGACCTTCGTCTCGCTGATGGTGCATGTCTACACGATCGGCTACATGCAGGACGAGGACGGCTACCAGCGCTTCTTCTCCTACATCTCGCTGTTCACGTTCTCGATGCTGATGCTCGTGATGAGCAACAACTTCCTGCAGCTGTTCTTCGGCTGGGAAGCGGTCGGCCTCGTGTCCTACCTGCTGATCGGCTTCTACTTCACGCGGGAAAGCGCGATCTACGCGAACATGAAGGCGTTCATCGTCAACCGCGTCGGCGATTTCGGCTTCCTGCTCGGCATCGGCCTGCTGCTCGCCTATGCCGGCTCGATGAACTACGGCGAGGTGTTCGCCAAGAGCACCGCGCTGGCCGCGATGCATTTCCCGGGCACCAACTGGGGCCTGCTGACGGTGGCCTGCATCTGCCTGTTCATCGGCGCGATGGGCAAGTCGGCGCAGTTCCCGCTGCACGTCTGGCTGCCCGACTCGATGGAAGGCCCCACGCCGATCTCGGCGCTGATCCACGCGGCCACCATGGTGACGGCCGGCGTGTTCATGGTCACGCGCATGTCGCCGCTGTTCGAACTGTCCGACACCGCGCTGTCGTTCATCACCGTGATCGGCGCGATCACGGCGCTGTTCATGGGCTTCCTCGGGGTGATCCAGAACGACATCAAGCGCGTGGTCGCGTACTCGACGCTCTCGCAGCTCGGCTACATGACGGTCGCGCTCGGCGTGTCGGCCTACCCGGTCGCCGTGTTCCACCTGATGACGCACGCGTTCTTCAAGGCGCTGCTGTTCCTCGCGGCCGGCTCGGTGATCATCGGCATGCACCACGACCAGGACATCCGCAACATGGGCGGCCTGCGCAAGTACATGCCGATCACCTGGATCACCTCGCTGGTCGGTTCGCTCGCCCTGATCGGTACGCCGTTCTTCTCGGGTTTCTACTCGAAGGACTCGATCATCGACGCGGTGAAACTGTCGCACCTGCCGGGCTCTGGTTTCGCGTATTTTGCAGTGGTCGCCAGTGTCTTCGTGACCGCCCTCTATTCGTTCCGCATGTATTTCCTGGTGTTCCACGGTGAAGAGCGCTTCCGCAAGCCGAAGCATCCCGATTCGCCGATGGGCAAGGCCGCCGCGCAGGGTCATGACGCGCACGGCCACCACGATGATCATGTCCACGAACCGCACGAAACGTCGTGGGTCGTCTGGTTGCCGCTCGTGTTGCTCGCGATTCCGTCGGTGGTGATCGGCGCGATCGCGATCGGCCCGATGCTGTTCGGCGATTTCTTCCAGCACGGCGTCGCGTTCGACAAGGTGATCTTCATCGGCCAGAATCACCCGGCAGTCGCCGAGATGGCCGATGAATTCCACGGCTGGGCCGCGATGGGCCTGCACTCGGTGACGGGCCTGCCGGTCTGGCTCGCACTGGCTGGCGTCGTCGTCGCCTGGTTCCTGTATCTGAAGCGCCCGGATCTGTCGGCGGCGATTCGCCGTGCGGCCGGCCCGATCTATACGCTGCTCGATAACAAATACTACATGGACAAGATCAACGAGGTCGTATTCGCCAGGGGTTCGGTTGCAGTCGGCCGTGGCCTCTGGAAAGAGGGCGACGTCGTCGTGATCGATGGGCTCGTCAACGGCAGTGCGCGGTTCGTCAGCTGGTTCGCCGGCGTGATCCGCTTCCTGCAGTCCGGCTACATTTATCACTACGCGTTCGCGATGATCATTGGCATGTTGGGTCTCCTCACCCTGTTTGTTACGCTCGGCGGCAAATAA
- the nuoK gene encoding NADH-quinone oxidoreductase subunit NuoK, producing MLNLTLAHYLVLGAILFAISIVGIFLNRRNIIVILMAIELMLLAVNTNFVAFSHYLGDVHGQIFVFFVLTVAAAEAAIGLAILVTLFRKLDTINVEDLDQLKG from the coding sequence ATGTTGAACCTGACCCTGGCCCACTATCTCGTGCTCGGCGCGATCCTGTTCGCGATCAGCATCGTCGGTATCTTCCTGAACCGCCGCAACATCATCGTGATCCTGATGGCGATCGAGTTGATGCTGCTCGCGGTCAATACGAACTTCGTCGCGTTCTCGCACTATCTCGGTGACGTGCATGGACAGATTTTCGTGTTCTTCGTGCTCACGGTGGCGGCGGCGGAAGCAGCGATCGGCCTGGCAATCCTGGTCACGCTGTTCCGCAAACTCGACACCATCAACGTCGAGGATCTCGACCAGCTCAAGGGCTAA
- a CDS encoding NADH-quinone oxidoreductase subunit J — protein MDFTTVLFYIFSLLLVISALKVITARNPVASALFLVLAFFNAAAIWMLLEAEFLAILLVLVYVGAVMVLFLFVVMMLDINVDVLRRDFRRFVPMATVVGAIIVVETALILWRGYGATASPVRDVASGALANMSNTRLIGKVIYTDYIFAFEIAGLVLLVAIIAAVSLTAGKGKYRKRQNVSEQIRVRREDRVRLVKMAAEKPQPPEAAPAEADPAAATKG, from the coding sequence ATGGACTTCACGACCGTACTCTTCTACATCTTCTCGCTGCTGCTGGTGATCTCGGCACTGAAGGTGATCACCGCGCGCAATCCGGTGGCTTCCGCGCTTTTCCTCGTGCTGGCATTCTTCAACGCAGCCGCGATCTGGATGCTGCTCGAGGCCGAATTCCTCGCGATCCTGCTGGTGCTGGTCTATGTCGGCGCGGTGATGGTGCTGTTCCTGTTCGTCGTGATGATGCTCGACATCAACGTCGACGTGCTGCGCCGCGACTTCCGCCGCTTCGTGCCGATGGCCACCGTGGTAGGCGCGATCATCGTGGTCGAGACCGCGCTGATCCTCTGGCGCGGCTACGGCGCGACCGCCTCGCCGGTGCGCGACGTCGCCTCGGGTGCGCTCGCCAACATGTCGAACACGCGCCTGATCGGCAAGGTGATCTACACCGACTACATCTTCGCGTTCGAGATCGCCGGCCTGGTGCTGCTGGTGGCGATCATCGCGGCGGTTTCGCTGACGGCCGGCAAGGGCAAGTACCGCAAGCGCCAGAACGTGTCCGAGCAGATCCGCGTGCGCCGCGAGGACCGCGTGCGCCTCGTGAAGATGGCGGCCGAAAAGCCGCAGCCGCCCGAGGCCGCCCCGGCCGAAGCCGACCCCGCCGCGGCGACCAAAGGCTGA
- the nuoI gene encoding NADH-quinone oxidoreductase subunit NuoI, with product MTAIQHFFKTFFLTELLKGLALTGRYTFKRKFTVQFPEEKTPISPRFRGLHALRRYENGEERCIACKLCEAVCPAMAITIESQTRADNTRRTTRYDIDLTKCIFCGFCEESCPVDSIVETQILEYHGEKRGDLYFTKEMLLAVGDRYEKDIAAAKAADAPYR from the coding sequence ATGACGGCAATCCAACATTTCTTTAAGACCTTCTTCCTGACCGAACTGCTCAAGGGGCTGGCGCTGACGGGACGCTATACGTTCAAGCGCAAGTTCACGGTGCAGTTCCCGGAAGAGAAGACCCCGATCTCGCCGCGCTTTCGCGGGCTGCACGCGCTGCGCCGCTACGAGAACGGAGAAGAGCGCTGCATCGCCTGCAAGCTCTGCGAGGCCGTGTGCCCCGCGATGGCGATCACGATCGAGTCGCAGACGCGTGCCGACAACACGCGCCGCACCACGCGCTACGACATCGATCTGACCAAGTGCATCTTCTGCGGCTTCTGCGAGGAGAGCTGCCCGGTCGATTCGATCGTCGAGACGCAGATCCTCGAGTACCACGGCGAGAAGCGCGGCGACCTGTATTTCACGAAGGAAATGCTGCTCGCGGTCGGCGATCGCTACGAGAAGGACATCGCGGCCGCCAAGGCCGCCGACGCGCCGTATCGATGA
- the nuoH gene encoding NADH-quinone oxidoreductase subunit NuoH produces the protein MSLFDTINSNGTALLGAAWPTVWALVRILVVAVVILLCVAYLILWERKLIGWMHVRLGPNRVGPGGLLQPIADVLKLLLKEVIQPTAASRWLYLIAPVMTVVPAFAVWAVIPFQAGAVLANINAGLLYAMAISSIGVYAVILAGWASNSKYAFLGAMRAAAQMVSYEISMGFALVLVLMTAGSLNLSEIVASQQHGYFAHHGINFMSWNWLPLLPVFVIYFISGIAETNRHPFDVVEGESEIVAGHMIDYSGMGFALFFLAEYINMIVISALAATLFLGGWDSPFSFLSFIPGIVWLVAKVFFLLSVFIWARATFPRFRYDQIMRLGWKIFLPICVIWVVVVGFWMMSPLNIWN, from the coding sequence ATGAGCTTGTTCGATACGATCAACTCGAACGGTACCGCGCTGCTCGGCGCGGCATGGCCGACCGTATGGGCGCTCGTGCGCATCCTCGTGGTCGCCGTGGTGATCCTGCTCTGCGTCGCGTACCTGATCCTCTGGGAGCGCAAGCTGATCGGCTGGATGCACGTGCGGCTCGGCCCGAACCGCGTCGGTCCCGGCGGCCTGCTGCAGCCGATCGCCGACGTGCTGAAGCTGCTGCTGAAGGAGGTGATCCAGCCGACCGCGGCGAGCCGCTGGTTGTACCTGATCGCGCCGGTGATGACGGTGGTGCCGGCATTCGCGGTCTGGGCGGTGATTCCGTTCCAGGCCGGCGCGGTGCTCGCCAACATCAACGCGGGCCTGCTCTACGCGATGGCGATCTCGTCGATCGGCGTGTACGCGGTGATCCTGGCCGGCTGGGCCTCGAATTCGAAGTACGCGTTCCTTGGCGCGATGCGCGCGGCCGCGCAGATGGTGTCGTATGAAATCTCGATGGGCTTCGCGCTGGTGCTGGTGCTGATGACGGCCGGCAGCCTGAACCTCTCCGAGATCGTCGCCTCGCAGCAGCACGGCTATTTCGCACACCACGGCATCAACTTCATGTCGTGGAACTGGCTGCCGCTGCTGCCGGTGTTCGTCATCTACTTCATCTCGGGCATCGCGGAAACGAACCGCCACCCGTTCGACGTGGTGGAAGGCGAGTCGGAAATCGTGGCCGGCCACATGATCGACTACTCGGGGATGGGCTTCGCGCTGTTCTTCCTCGCCGAGTACATCAACATGATCGTGATCTCGGCGCTGGCCGCCACGCTGTTCCTCGGCGGTTGGGACTCACCGTTCAGCTTCCTGTCGTTCATCCCGGGCATCGTCTGGCTCGTGGCGAAAGTCTTTTTCCTGCTGTCGGTGTTCATCTGGGCCCGCGCGACGTTCCCGCGCTTCCGTTACGACCAGATCATGCGTCTTGGCTGGAAGATCTTCCTGCCGATCTGCGTGATCTGGGTGGTGGTGGTCGGCTTCTGGATGATGTCGCCGCTGAATATCTGGAATTGA
- the nuoG gene encoding NADH-quinone oxidoreductase subunit NuoG, producing MVELEIDGKKVEVPEGSMVIQAAHKADKYIPHFCYHKKLSVAANCRMCLVDVEKMPKAVPACATPVSAGMIVRTHSEKAVKAQQAVMEFLLINHPLDCPICDQGGECQLQDLAVGYGKSSSRYREEKRVVFHKNVGPLISMEEMSRCIHCTRCVRFGEEVAGVMEFGVLGRGEHSEITTFVGKTVDSELSGNMIDLCPVGALTSKPFRFSARTWELSRRKSVSPHDSVGANLVVQVKNNRVMRVLPLENEAVNECWISDKDRFSYEGLNSEDRLTRPMLKQGGQWIETDWQTALEYVAKGLKGIAADHGANALAALASPHATLEELFLVKQLARELNVPNVDFRLRQTDFSAPVSGAPWLGMPIAELSNLDAAFVIGSILRRDHPLFAARLRQTAKAGAQIHLLNASGDDALIPSARRIVAAPSGWLDALAGVAAAVAKASGAALPDAIAGVEASAEAERVAQALASGERRAVLLGNGAVHHPQFAQLHALAQWIAQHTGATLGFLTEAANTVGAYLAGALPGEGGLNASEMFAQPRKGYLLVNVEPEFDTADPVAARAALDQAEMVVVMSPFKYGTDYADVLLPIAPFTETAGTFVNAEGRAQSFNGVVRPLGDTRPGWKVLRVLGSLLGLPNFEYETSDEVRLAALGDGDLAARLSNATSVAPARAGARPAGGALERLADVPIYHADPLARRAGALHLTAAAKAAHSVGLPAALFDRLGLANGDAVRVSQGGRSVQLPAVRDANLAETVVRVSAATPAGAVLGGQSGELVVEKA from the coding sequence ATGGTTGAACTTGAGATAGACGGGAAGAAGGTCGAGGTGCCCGAAGGCAGCATGGTGATCCAGGCTGCGCACAAGGCGGACAAGTATATTCCGCACTTTTGTTACCACAAAAAGCTGTCGGTTGCGGCGAACTGCCGCATGTGTCTCGTTGACGTCGAGAAGATGCCGAAGGCCGTGCCGGCCTGCGCGACGCCGGTGTCGGCCGGGATGATCGTGCGCACGCACTCGGAAAAAGCGGTGAAGGCGCAGCAGGCGGTGATGGAATTCCTGTTGATCAACCACCCGCTCGACTGCCCGATCTGCGATCAGGGCGGCGAGTGCCAGCTGCAGGATCTGGCGGTGGGCTACGGCAAGTCGTCGTCGCGCTACCGCGAGGAAAAGCGCGTCGTGTTCCACAAGAACGTCGGCCCGCTGATCTCGATGGAAGAGATGTCGCGCTGCATCCACTGCACGCGCTGCGTGCGCTTCGGCGAGGAAGTGGCCGGCGTGATGGAGTTCGGCGTGCTCGGCCGTGGCGAGCATTCCGAGATCACCACGTTCGTCGGCAAGACCGTCGATTCCGAGCTGTCGGGCAACATGATCGACCTGTGTCCGGTGGGCGCGCTGACCAGCAAACCGTTCCGCTTCAGTGCCCGCACCTGGGAGCTGTCGCGCCGCAAGTCGGTGAGCCCGCACGATTCGGTGGGCGCGAACCTGGTCGTGCAGGTGAAGAACAACCGCGTAATGCGTGTGTTGCCGCTCGAGAATGAGGCCGTCAACGAATGCTGGATCTCGGACAAGGACCGTTTCTCGTATGAAGGTCTGAACAGCGAGGATCGTCTCACCCGGCCGATGCTCAAGCAGGGCGGCCAGTGGATCGAGACCGACTGGCAGACCGCGCTCGAATACGTGGCGAAGGGCCTGAAGGGCATCGCGGCCGATCACGGCGCGAACGCGCTGGCCGCGCTCGCGAGCCCGCACGCCACGCTCGAGGAGTTGTTCCTCGTCAAGCAGCTCGCCCGCGAGTTGAACGTGCCGAACGTGGACTTCCGCCTGCGCCAGACCGATTTCTCGGCGCCGGTGTCGGGCGCGCCGTGGCTCGGCATGCCGATCGCCGAGTTGTCGAACCTCGATGCGGCGTTCGTGATCGGCTCGATCCTGCGCCGCGACCATCCGCTGTTCGCCGCGCGCCTGCGCCAGACCGCCAAGGCCGGCGCGCAGATCCACCTGCTCAACGCCAGCGGCGACGACGCGCTGATCCCGTCGGCCAGGCGCATCGTCGCGGCTCCGTCGGGCTGGCTCGACGCGCTGGCCGGCGTTGCCGCGGCGGTCGCGAAGGCGAGCGGCGCCGCGCTGCCGGACGCGATCGCGGGCGTCGAGGCGTCGGCCGAGGCCGAGCGCGTCGCGCAGGCGCTCGCGAGCGGCGAACGCCGTGCGGTGCTGCTCGGCAACGGTGCGGTGCATCATCCGCAGTTCGCGCAGTTGCACGCGCTCGCGCAATGGATCGCCCAGCATACGGGCGCGACGCTCGGCTTTTTGACCGAGGCGGCCAACACGGTCGGCGCCTACCTGGCCGGCGCGCTGCCGGGCGAGGGCGGCCTGAACGCGAGCGAGATGTTCGCGCAGCCGCGCAAGGGCTATCTGCTCGTCAACGTCGAGCCCGAATTCGACACGGCCGATCCGGTCGCGGCGCGCGCGGCGCTCGACCAGGCCGAGATGGTGGTCGTGATGTCGCCGTTCAAGTACGGCACCGACTACGCCGACGTGCTGCTGCCGATCGCGCCTTTCACCGAGACGGCCGGCACCTTCGTCAACGCCGAAGGCCGCGCGCAGTCGTTCAACGGCGTGGTGCGCCCGCTCGGCGACACGCGCCCGGGCTGGAAGGTGCTGCGCGTGCTCGGCAGCCTGCTCGGTTTGCCGAATTTCGAGTACGAGACGTCCGACGAAGTGCGGCTTGCCGCGCTCGGCGACGGCGATCTTGCCGCGCGCCTGTCGAACGCGACCTCGGTCGCGCCGGCGCGCGCCGGCGCGCGGCCGGCCGGCGGAGCGCTGGAGCGTCTGGCCGACGTGCCGATCTACCACGCCGATCCGCTCGCGCGCCGCGCCGGCGCGCTGCATCTGACGGCGGCGGCGAAGGCCGCGCATTCGGTGGGCCTGCCCGCCGCGCTGTTCGACCGGCTCGGCCTCGCCAACGGCGACGCGGTGCGCGTGAGCCAGGGCGGCCGTTCGGTGCAGCTGCCTGCGGTGCGCGATGCGAATCTGGCCGAGACGGTGGTTCGCGTATCGGCCGCCACGCCCGCCGGTGCGGTACTCGGCGGCCAGTCAGGTGAACTCGTGGTGGAGAAGGCGTAA
- the nuoF gene encoding NADH-quinone oxidoreductase subunit NuoF, producing MTSLHDRHIKPLILANLNGENWRLEDYVARGGYQQLRRIIEEKIPPEQVIADVKASGLRGRGGAGFPTGLKWSFMPRQFPGQKYLVCNSDEGEPGTFKDRDILRWNPHAVIEGMAIGAYAMGITAGYNYIHGEIFEVYRRFEAALEEARAAGYLGANILGSEFSFQLHAHHGYGAYVCGEETALLESLEGKKGQPRFKPPFPASFGVYGKPTTINNTETFAAVPFLLAVGPQHYLELGKPNNGGTKIFSVSGDVERPGNYEVPLGTPFSALLELAGGMRGGRKLKAVIPGGSSAPVIPGDTMMQIDMDYDSIAKAGSMLGSGAVIVMDETRCMVRSLLRLSYFYYEESCGQCTPCREGTGWLYRVVKRIEDGQGRKEDLDLLNSVAENIMGRTICALGDAAAMPVRGMLKHYWDEFAYHVEHKHCMVGTHSHAPAVAA from the coding sequence ATGACGTCCCTGCACGATCGTCACATCAAACCGCTGATTCTCGCGAACCTGAACGGTGAGAACTGGCGCCTCGAAGACTACGTCGCGCGCGGCGGCTACCAGCAGCTGCGCCGCATCATCGAGGAAAAGATTCCGCCTGAGCAGGTGATCGCCGACGTCAAGGCGTCGGGCCTGCGCGGCCGCGGCGGCGCGGGCTTTCCGACCGGCCTCAAGTGGAGCTTCATGCCGCGCCAGTTCCCGGGCCAGAAGTATCTGGTCTGCAACTCGGACGAAGGCGAGCCTGGCACCTTCAAGGACCGCGACATCCTGCGCTGGAACCCGCATGCCGTGATCGAGGGCATGGCGATCGGCGCCTACGCGATGGGCATCACGGCCGGCTACAACTACATCCACGGCGAGATCTTCGAAGTGTATCGACGCTTCGAGGCGGCGCTCGAGGAAGCACGCGCGGCAGGCTATCTCGGCGCGAACATCCTCGGTTCGGAGTTTTCGTTCCAGCTCCATGCGCACCATGGTTACGGTGCGTACGTCTGCGGCGAGGAAACGGCGCTGCTCGAATCGCTCGAAGGCAAGAAGGGCCAGCCGCGCTTCAAGCCGCCGTTCCCGGCGAGCTTCGGTGTGTACGGCAAGCCGACCACCATCAACAACACCGAAACCTTCGCAGCCGTGCCGTTCCTGCTGGCGGTCGGTCCGCAGCATTACCTCGAGCTCGGCAAGCCGAACAACGGCGGCACGAAGATCTTCTCGGTGTCGGGCGACGTCGAGCGCCCCGGCAACTACGAAGTGCCACTCGGCACGCCGTTCTCGGCGCTGCTCGAACTGGCGGGCGGCATGCGCGGCGGCCGCAAGCTGAAGGCCGTGATTCCTGGCGGATCGTCGGCGCCGGTGATTCCGGGCGACACGATGATGCAGATCGACATGGACTACGACTCGATCGCGAAGGCGGGCTCGATGCTCGGCTCGGGCGCGGTGATCGTGATGGACGAGACGCGCTGCATGGTGCGCTCGCTGCTGCGCCTGTCCTACTTTTACTACGAGGAATCGTGCGGCCAGTGCACGCCGTGCCGTGAAGGCACCGGCTGGCTGTATCGCGTGGTGAAGCGCATCGAGGACGGGCAAGGCCGCAAGGAAGACCTGGACCTGCTGAACTCGGTGGCCGAGAACATCATGGGACGCACGATCTGCGCGCTCGGCGATGCGGCCGCGATGCCGGTGCGCGGCATGCTCAAGCACTACTGGGATGAATTCGCCTACCACGTCGAGCACAAGCACTGCATGGTCGGAACTCATTCGCACGCGCCGGCCGTGGCGGCCTGA
- the nuoE gene encoding NADH-quinone oxidoreductase subunit NuoE, with product MISAEGLKEIDRVVAKYPADQKQSAVMSALAVAQEEHGWLSPELMQFVADYLGMPAVAVQEVATFYTMYELKPVGKHKITLCTNLPCQLGPHGGAEATADYLKQKLGIDFGETTPDGKFSLKEGECFGACGDAPVLLLNNHKMCSFMSREKIDQLLEELSK from the coding sequence ATGATCTCAGCTGAAGGCCTGAAAGAAATCGATCGCGTGGTGGCCAAGTATCCCGCCGATCAGAAGCAGTCCGCCGTGATGTCGGCATTGGCCGTGGCTCAGGAGGAGCACGGCTGGCTGTCGCCCGAACTGATGCAGTTCGTTGCGGACTATCTCGGCATGCCGGCCGTCGCCGTGCAGGAAGTGGCGACGTTCTACACGATGTACGAGCTCAAACCGGTTGGTAAGCACAAGATCACGCTCTGCACGAATCTTCCGTGCCAGCTTGGCCCGCACGGCGGCGCCGAGGCAACGGCCGACTATCTGAAGCAGAAGCTCGGTATCGACTTCGGCGAAACCACGCCCGACGGCAAGTTCTCGCTGAAGGAAGGCGAATGTTTCGGCGCCTGCGGCGACGCGCCGGTATTGCTGCTCAACAATCACAAGATGTGCAGTTTCATGAGCCGCGAGAAGATCGACCAGCTGCTTGAGGAGCTCTCGAAATGA
- a CDS encoding NADH-quinone oxidoreductase subunit D: protein MADIKNYTLNFGPQHPAAHGVLRLVLELDGEVIQRADPHIGLLHRATEKLAENKTFIQSVPYMDRLDYVSMMANEHGYVLAIEKLLGIDVPERAQYIRVLFDEITRVLNHLMWIGSHGLDVGAMAVFLYAFREREDLMDVYEAVSGARMHAAYYRPGGVYRDLPDVMPQYKASKIRNEKALSKMNEARQGSVLDFIDDFFTRFPKCVDEYETLLTDNRIWKQRLVGIGVVSPERALQLGLTGAMLRGSGIEWDLRKKQPYEVYDRLDFDIPVGVNGDCYDRYLVRVEEMRQSCRIAKQCIEWLRKNPGPVMTDNHKIAPPKRVDMKSNMEDLIHHFKLFTEGFHVPEGETYAAVEHPKGEFGIYLVSDGANKPYRLKIRAPGYAHLSALNEMAHGHMIADAVTIIGTQDIVFGEIDR from the coding sequence ATGGCTGACATCAAGAACTACACGCTCAACTTCGGCCCCCAGCACCCGGCCGCGCACGGCGTGCTGCGACTCGTGCTCGAGCTCGACGGCGAGGTGATCCAGCGTGCCGATCCGCACATCGGCCTGCTGCACCGCGCGACCGAGAAGCTCGCCGAGAACAAGACCTTCATCCAGTCGGTGCCGTACATGGACCGTCTCGACTATGTGTCGATGATGGCGAACGAACACGGCTACGTGCTTGCGATCGAGAAACTGCTCGGTATCGACGTGCCGGAGCGCGCGCAGTATATCCGCGTGCTGTTCGACGAGATCACGCGCGTGCTGAACCACCTGATGTGGATCGGCTCGCACGGTCTCGACGTCGGTGCGATGGCGGTGTTCCTCTACGCGTTCCGCGAGCGCGAGGACCTGATGGACGTCTACGAGGCGGTCTCCGGCGCGCGCATGCACGCGGCCTACTACCGCCCGGGCGGCGTGTATCGCGACCTGCCTGACGTGATGCCGCAATACAAGGCATCGAAGATTCGCAACGAGAAGGCGCTGTCGAAGATGAACGAGGCGCGCCAGGGTTCGGTGCTCGACTTCATCGACGATTTCTTCACGCGCTTTCCGAAGTGTGTCGACGAATACGAAACGTTGCTGACCGACAATCGGATCTGGAAGCAGCGTCTCGTCGGGATCGGTGTGGTGAGTCCCGAACGCGCGCTGCAGCTCGGCCTGACGGGCGCGATGCTGCGCGGCTCCGGAATCGAGTGGGACCTGCGCAAGAAGCAGCCCTACGAAGTGTATGACCGCCTCGATTTCGACATCCCGGTCGGGGTGAACGGCGATTGCTACGACCGTTATCTGGTTCGCGTCGAGGAGATGCGGCAGTCGTGCCGCATCGCGAAACAGTGTATTGAGTGGCTGCGGAAGAATCCGGGTCCGGTGATGACGGACAATCACAAGATTGCGCCGCCCAAACGTGTCGACATGAAGTCGAACATGGAAGATCTGATTCACCACTTCAAGCTGTTCACCGAAGGTTTCCATGTGCCGGAAGGCGAAACCTACGCGGCGGTCGAGCACCCGAAGGGCGAATTCGGCATCTATCTCGTGTCCGACGGCGCGAACAAGCCATACCGGCTGAAGATTCGCGCGCCCGGCTACGCGCATCTCTCCGCGCTCAACGAAATGGCGCATGGCCACATGATTGCCGACGCGGTCACGATCATCGGTACGCAGGACATCGTGTTCGGCGAAATCGACCGCTGA
- a CDS encoding NADH-quinone oxidoreductase subunit C yields MASKIETLKANLEAALGERVVSLTEAVGELTLVVRARDYIEVATLLRDDRKLRFEQLIDLCGVDYQTYGDGAYDGPRFAAVLQLLSITNNWRLRLRVFAPDDDLPIIASVVDIWNSANWYEREAFDLYGIVFEGHPDLRRILTDYGFIGHPFRKDFPLSGYVEMRYDPEEKRVVYQPVTIEPREITPRVIREDRYGGLKH; encoded by the coding sequence ATGGCAAGCAAAATCGAGACCCTCAAAGCCAACCTCGAGGCAGCGCTCGGCGAGCGCGTGGTCAGCCTGACCGAGGCGGTGGGCGAACTCACGCTGGTGGTGCGCGCGCGCGACTACATCGAGGTGGCCACGCTGCTGCGCGACGACCGCAAGCTCCGCTTCGAGCAGCTGATCGACCTCTGCGGCGTCGATTACCAGACCTACGGCGACGGCGCCTACGACGGCCCCCGCTTCGCGGCCGTGCTGCAACTGCTGTCGATCACCAATAACTGGCGTCTGCGCCTGCGCGTGTTCGCGCCCGACGACGACCTGCCGATCATCGCCTCGGTGGTCGACATCTGGAATTCGGCGAACTGGTACGAGCGCGAGGCGTTCGACCTCTATGGCATCGTGTTCGAAGGCCATCCCGACCTGCGCCGCATCCTGACCGACTACGGCTTCATCGGTCATCCGTTCCGCAAGGATTTCCCGCTGTCCGGCTACGTCGAAATGCGTTACGACCCGGAAGAGAAGCGCGTCGTCTACCAGCCCGTGACGATCGAACCCCGCGAGATCACGCCGCGCGTGATCCGCGAGGATCGGTACGGCGGTCTGAAACATTGA